In the genome of Clostridia bacterium, one region contains:
- a CDS encoding aminoglycoside phosphotransferase family protein, whose amino-acid sequence MLTEIITANYDLEIKNIKRIDEHFGTEIYLIETSRGQYLLKTFPLDNENTENEGRITEYLHQNGIPVAKFLKTIHETYMTKTTEMQFHIQEFIEGETLAVNTAPDWFLEKSAQMLGKIQRVLKNYPKLPTGFDGGFFHKSIALDAKQFYIGKLESAVETKDKQLQQEIEEKLKHIERVSTFSFNVSKLTYVNSHGDYYIGQIIVNNRELVVIDWTSASFLPACFEVFMSYTYADPLCRHGEICAQKFKKYWNEYLNHSSFILNDYDIKMMPYFLYYYLCFCSFTPPYSEVPITYKAINTLSNNLMNWLYENVDRISAELFVG is encoded by the coding sequence ATGTTAACTGAGATAATCACAGCAAACTATGACCTGGAAATCAAAAATATAAAACGCATTGACGAGCATTTCGGCACAGAAATATATCTTATTGAAACAAGCCGTGGCCAATACCTTTTGAAAACTTTTCCCCTTGACAATGAAAACACTGAAAACGAAGGCCGAATAACGGAATATCTTCATCAGAATGGCATTCCTGTTGCAAAATTTCTAAAGACAATTCACGAAACTTATATGACAAAGACAACGGAAATGCAGTTTCACATACAAGAATTTATTGAAGGGGAAACTTTGGCTGTCAACACTGCTCCCGACTGGTTTTTAGAAAAATCAGCTCAAATGCTAGGAAAAATACAAAGAGTTCTAAAAAACTATCCTAAATTGCCCACAGGCTTCGATGGAGGTTTTTTCCATAAATCCATTGCTTTGGATGCGAAACAATTTTATATCGGCAAACTGGAAAGCGCAGTGGAAACAAAGGACAAACAATTACAACAAGAAATCGAAGAAAAACTGAAACACATTGAAAGGGTATCCACCTTTTCTTTTAATGTAAGCAAATTAACCTACGTAAACTCGCATGGTGATTATTACATAGGGCAAATCATTGTCAACAATAGAGAACTGGTTGTCATTGATTGGACTTCTGCTTCTTTTCTCCCTGCTTGTTTCGAGGTGTTCATGTCTTACACCTACGCCGACCCTCTTTGCCGCCACGGGGAAATTTGCGCGCAAAAATTCAAAAAGTATTGGAATGAATATCTCAATCATTCCTCTTTCATTCTGAATGATTACGACATAAAAATGATGCCTTACTTCCTTTATTATTACTTGTGTTTTTGCAGCTTTACACCTCCATACAGCGAAGTACCCATTACTTACAAAGCCATCAACACATTGTCCAACAATCTTATGAATTGGCTGTATGAAAACGTAGACAGAATTTCTGCAGAGTTATTTGTTGGGTAA